Proteins found in one Hevea brasiliensis isolate MT/VB/25A 57/8 chromosome 18, ASM3005281v1, whole genome shotgun sequence genomic segment:
- the LOC110669012 gene encoding mitochondrial ATP-independent inner membrane protease subunit 1a-like: MLPTLNLTGDLVLAERISPRIGKVAPGDIVLVQSPVNPRKVVTKRVMGMEGDSVTYVVDPKNSDESDTIVVPKGHIWIEGDNIHDSNDSRKFGAFPYGLLQA; encoded by the exons ATGCTTCCGACTCTCAACCTCACCGGTGACCTCGTCCTCGCTGAGAGGATCTCGCCTCGGATTGGCAAGGTGGCTCCAGGTGATATCGTTCTTGTGCAGTCCCCTGTCAATCCTAGAAAGGTAGTGACCAAGCGCGTGATGGGCATGGAAGGTGATAGCGTCACCTATGTTGTTGACCCCAAGAACAGCGATGAAAGCGATACTATTGTG GTTCCTAAGGGGCATATTTGGATAGAGGGAGATAACATACATGATTCGAATGACTCAAGAAAGTTTGGGGCATTTCCTTATGGCCTTCTTCAAGCATAA